In the genome of Acidimicrobiales bacterium, one region contains:
- a CDS encoding aminotransferase class I/II-fold pyridoxal phosphate-dependent enzyme — MTRRAPRPLDHVLGAAAYLPGRSVPGLVKLSSNESVVPPSRAVEAAITAAVAGLNRYPPHLPAAVRDAVARYLVGHAGAPGPLDPDRVLVGNGSVTLLRQVFEAYVADGARVVVAWPSFEAYPLFAHLRRAAFVRVPLAGGLFDVDGLVEAVSDPATRLVLLTTPNNPTGGELGHDDVARIADAAPDGCLVVVDNAYGEFQRNVDGVRPFALLDGRPHVLVLRTLAKAFSLAGLRVGYGVGDPEVVEAVDRVRSPFEVNALAQAAAVAALADDEVEGVVTRAEALVAERRRCIAALWDGGLPVGESQGNFVWLPTGSATATFVERFAADGYVVRAFTDDGIRVTVVGPDDDDAWVASALRTWALPELAPVRERVADAVAEARPTVATGVETAATQALSYATATRLQA, encoded by the coding sequence GTGACCCGGCGGGCGCCCCGCCCCCTCGACCACGTGCTGGGTGCGGCCGCCTACCTCCCCGGCCGGTCGGTGCCGGGGTTGGTGAAGCTCTCGTCGAACGAGTCGGTGGTGCCGCCGAGCCGCGCCGTGGAGGCGGCCATCACCGCCGCGGTGGCCGGGCTGAACCGCTACCCACCGCACCTGCCGGCCGCGGTGCGCGACGCCGTTGCTCGGTACCTGGTGGGCCACGCCGGGGCGCCGGGACCCCTGGACCCGGACCGGGTGCTGGTGGGCAACGGCTCGGTCACCCTCCTGCGCCAGGTCTTCGAGGCCTACGTGGCCGACGGCGCCCGGGTGGTGGTGGCCTGGCCGTCGTTCGAGGCCTACCCGCTCTTCGCCCACCTGCGCCGGGCCGCGTTCGTGCGGGTGCCCCTGGCCGGCGGCCTGTTCGACGTGGACGGCTTGGTCGAGGCGGTGTCCGACCCGGCCACCCGGCTGGTGCTCCTGACCACGCCCAACAACCCGACCGGGGGCGAGCTGGGCCACGACGACGTGGCCCGCATCGCCGATGCCGCCCCCGACGGCTGCCTGGTGGTGGTGGACAACGCCTACGGCGAGTTCCAGCGCAACGTCGACGGCGTCCGCCCCTTCGCCCTGCTGGACGGCCGCCCGCACGTGCTGGTGCTGCGCACGCTGGCCAAGGCGTTCTCGCTGGCCGGGTTGCGGGTGGGCTACGGCGTGGGGGACCCGGAGGTGGTGGAGGCGGTCGACCGGGTGCGGTCCCCGTTCGAGGTCAACGCGCTGGCCCAGGCGGCGGCGGTGGCCGCCCTGGCCGACGACGAGGTCGAGGGCGTGGTGACCCGGGCCGAGGCGCTGGTGGCCGAGCGCCGCCGCTGCATCGCCGCCCTGTGGGACGGGGGCCTGCCGGTGGGGGAGAGCCAGGGCAACTTCGTGTGGCTGCCCACCGGCTCGGCCACGGCCACCTTCGTGGAGCGCTTCGCGGCCGACGGCTACGTGGTGCGGGCCTTCACCGACGACGGCATCCGGGTCACCGTGGTGGGCCCGGACGACGACGACGCCTGGGTGGCCAGCGCCCTGCGCACCTGGGCCCTCCCCGAGCTGGCACCCGTGCGGGAGCGGGTGGCCGACGCCGTGGCCGAGGCCCGTCCCACCGTCGCCACCGGGGTCGAGACTGCGGCCACCCAGGCCCTCAGCTACGCCACCGCCACCCGCCTCCAGGCCTGA
- a CDS encoding sigma-70 family RNA polymerase sigma factor, giving the protein MADQATFAEQAMPLMGSLYSAALRMTRNPSDAEDLVQETYLKAYRGFGGFEQGTNLKAWLYRILTNTYINIYRAKKRRPDETELDEVEDLYLYRRLGGLEAAQISRSAEDELMDWFTEAEVKEAVEDLPEQFRLAVLLADIEGFSYKEIAEILDIPMGTVMSRLHRGRKALQKRLYEFATERGLVERPVPVDARPEP; this is encoded by the coding sequence ATGGCTGACCAGGCCACCTTCGCCGAGCAGGCCATGCCCCTCATGGGCTCGCTCTACTCCGCGGCCCTGCGCATGACCCGGAACCCGTCGGACGCCGAGGATCTCGTCCAGGAGACCTACCTCAAGGCCTACCGGGGCTTCGGGGGCTTCGAGCAGGGCACCAACCTGAAGGCCTGGCTCTACCGCATCCTGACCAACACCTACATCAACATCTACCGGGCCAAGAAGCGCCGGCCCGACGAGACCGAGCTCGACGAGGTCGAGGACCTCTACCTCTACCGCCGCCTGGGGGGCCTGGAAGCGGCCCAGATCAGCCGCAGCGCCGAGGACGAGTTGATGGACTGGTTCACCGAGGCGGAGGTGAAGGAGGCGGTCGAGGACCTGCCCGAGCAGTTCCGGCTGGCCGTCCTCCTGGCCGACATCGAGGGGTTCTCCTACAAGGAGATCGCCGAGATCCTCGACATCCCGATGGGCACCGTGATGAGCCGCCTCCACCGCGGAAGAAAGGCCCTGCAGAAGCGGTTGTACGAGTTCGCGACGGAGCGGGGCCTGGTGGAGCGCCCCGTGCCGGTGGACGCACGCCCCGAGCCGTAG